Genomic window (Arcobacter aquimarinus):
TTCAATTATTTTTTTATGGTTAATTTTAGGGAAAGATATTCCAAAAACTGTTGATATAACTCTTCTAAAAGAGCCAAAAAGTGCCATTAAAAATATGAAATTATTCTATTTTTCTTGGATATTTTTAGGGATTTTATTAGTAGGTTATTTTGTGGGAGATATTTATGGTTTACCAGTTTCTTTATTTGCTTTGGGTGGGGCAACTATTTTTTTAATTATTGCAACACTATCAAAAGCTGTAAAACCAATACACATTATAAAAGAAGCTCCTTGGCAAGTTGTGTGGTTTAGTATAGGGCTTTACATTGTAGTTTATGGACTTAAAAATGCAGGATTAACTGATTATTTAACTATTATTTTAAAAGATTTAAGTTTAAGAAGTGACACCATTGCAGTAATAGGTACTGGATTTATAGCAGCATTTTTAAGTGCAATTATGAACAATATGCCAACAATTATGATTATGGATATAGCTTTACATGATATTGGAAATCAAGCAATGATTTATGCAAATATCGTTGGATGTAACCTTGGACCCAAAATGACACCATTTGGTAGCCTAGCTACGCTATTATGGCTTCATGTTTTAGCAAAAAAAGGTGTAAAAATCTCATTTGCTCAATACAGTAAATTTGGTTTGATTATCACACCACCAGTACTATTTATAGTACTTTTAGCAATTTAATTTTATTTAGGAGAAAAATTTGAAAACAAAAGTTTTATTCGTATGTAGTGCAAACACAACAAGAAGTCAAATAGCAGAAGCCTTGCTTAAAAAATATGGAGGAGAAGATTTTGAAGCAAATAGTGCTGGAATAAATCCCGGGGTTTTAAATCCATTGGCTGTTGAAGTGTTAAAAGAAGATGAAAATATGGATATTTCATCATATACTACAAATAAAGTATTAGATTATTACAAAGAAGGAAAACATTATCACTATGTAATTACTGTTTGTGATGAAGCTTCAAAAGAACCTTGTCCAGTTTTTCCTAGTCTTGATGGAGTTTTACATTGGAATATTACAAGTCCTGCGTGTGATGGAACTAATGAAGAGAAAAAAGCAAAAATCAAAGTTTCAAAAGAAGAGATAAAAACAAATATTTTAAAATTTATTGAACTTGTAAAAGATGAACATATAAAAACAGGTTTTCCACCGGAGTGGTAAAAACAAATATGATAAATATATCTATTTTTTGGCATTTTTTTATTTTAGGTCTTTTTAGTTTTGGAGGACCAATAGCTCATATTGGCTATTTTAG
Coding sequences:
- a CDS encoding arsenic transporter, whose amino-acid sequence is MLVASLIFLVTLIFVIWQPKGLQIGTTAVIGAIIALLIGVVSLNDVLVVSNIVWDATLAFIGIIILSMVLDEIGFFEWCALKMAKFSNGNGLKMFIYSILLGAFVSALFANDGAALILTPILLAKMRILQLNLKTIVAFLLAGGFISDSASLPFVFSNLTNIVTANYFDIGFAQYFFDMLVPFIVSAIASIIFLWLILGKDIPKTVDITLLKEPKSAIKNMKLFYFSWIFLGILLVGYFVGDIYGLPVSLFALGGATIFLIIATLSKAVKPIHIIKEAPWQVVWFSIGLYIVVYGLKNAGLTDYLTIILKDLSLRSDTIAVIGTGFIAAFLSAIMNNMPTIMIMDIALHDIGNQAMIYANIVGCNLGPKMTPFGSLATLLWLHVLAKKGVKISFAQYSKFGLIITPPVLFIVLLAI
- a CDS encoding arsenate reductase ArsC; the encoded protein is MKTKVLFVCSANTTRSQIAEALLKKYGGEDFEANSAGINPGVLNPLAVEVLKEDENMDISSYTTNKVLDYYKEGKHYHYVITVCDEASKEPCPVFPSLDGVLHWNITSPACDGTNEEKKAKIKVSKEEIKTNILKFIELVKDEHIKTGFPPEW